One Qiania dongpingensis genomic window carries:
- a CDS encoding endonuclease MutS2 has product MNRKVLHTLEFDKIIENLTDHASTPSGRELCRTLEPMTHIDDIRLAQRETSDAVSRIIHNGPLSFSGVHDIRGSLKRLQIGGVLGMSELLHISSLLSATARVKSYGRSNMEDGIADSLTEAFSLLEPLTPLNQEIQRCILSEEEMSDDASSGLRHVRRSIRVTGERIHSQLNTLLNGNRAYLQDAVITTRDGRYCLPVKAEYKAQVPGMIHDQSSTGSTYFIEPMAVIRLNNELRELEAQEQKEIEAVLAVLSSSAAEQAVYLESDYELLGRLDFIFARAALSAHYKCTEPVFNTEGYLYIKDARHPLLDPRTVVPITAELGKEFDLLIITGPNTGGKTVSLKTVGLFTLMGQSGLHIPAFEGSQLAVFDEVFADIGDEQSIEQSLSTFSSHMTNIVSILEKADSRSLVLFDELGAGTDPTEGAALAISILTFLHNMKVRTMATTHYSELKVYALSTDGVENACCEFDVDTLRPTYRLLIGIPGKSNAFAISKKLGLPEYIIEDARKRIGSEDTAFEDLLSDLEKNRVELERERLEVNSYKAEIAMLREQLSKKQDRLDENREKILARANEEARKILADAKASADETIRNINRLSTKSGVGKELEKERKKLRDHLDKVNSSMAVKAQKPKKAYRPEDFRVGDAVRVLSMNLNGTVSTLPNPKGEVTVQMGILRSQVNIKDLELLQEDTISTPIGNMGKKEIQKNGHSGSIRMSKSSSVSPEINLIGKTTDEAIPELDKYIDDAYLAHLPQVRVIHGRGTGALKNAVHQFLRRCRHVSSYRLGDFGEGGTGVTIVQFSNDK; this is encoded by the coding sequence ATGAATCGAAAAGTTCTGCATACTTTGGAATTTGATAAAATAATTGAAAACTTAACGGATCATGCTTCCACACCTTCCGGCAGAGAACTGTGCCGGACACTGGAGCCCATGACCCATATCGACGACATCCGTCTGGCCCAGAGGGAGACCTCCGACGCAGTGTCACGGATCATTCACAACGGACCTTTGTCCTTCTCCGGCGTCCATGATATCCGCGGTTCCCTGAAACGTCTTCAGATTGGAGGCGTCCTTGGCATGTCCGAGCTTCTTCATATCAGCAGCCTTTTATCCGCTACGGCCAGGGTAAAGTCCTATGGAAGAAGCAATATGGAAGACGGCATTGCCGATTCCTTAACAGAAGCATTCAGCCTGCTGGAGCCTCTGACTCCACTGAATCAGGAAATACAAAGGTGTATCCTGTCCGAGGAAGAGATGAGCGATGACGCCAGCTCCGGGCTGCGCCATGTGCGCCGCTCCATCCGGGTCACCGGAGAGCGTATCCACAGCCAGTTAAACACCCTTCTGAACGGAAACCGCGCCTATCTGCAGGATGCCGTCATCACAACCCGCGACGGACGCTACTGCCTGCCGGTCAAGGCAGAATATAAAGCCCAGGTGCCGGGAATGATACACGATCAGTCCTCCACCGGGTCCACCTATTTTATTGAACCCATGGCGGTCATCCGCCTGAACAACGAGCTCCGGGAGCTGGAAGCCCAGGAACAGAAAGAAATAGAAGCGGTCCTGGCCGTTCTCAGCAGCTCCGCTGCGGAACAGGCTGTTTATCTGGAGTCTGATTACGAGCTTCTCGGACGTCTGGACTTTATCTTTGCCAGAGCAGCTCTTTCCGCCCATTATAAATGTACGGAGCCAGTCTTCAACACAGAGGGATATCTTTATATCAAGGATGCCAGGCATCCGCTTCTGGATCCCCGGACCGTAGTTCCGATCACCGCAGAGCTGGGAAAGGAATTTGACCTGCTGATTATCACCGGTCCCAATACCGGCGGCAAAACAGTTTCTCTGAAGACTGTGGGGCTCTTTACCCTGATGGGGCAGAGTGGTCTCCATATCCCTGCCTTTGAAGGCTCTCAGCTGGCAGTCTTTGACGAGGTATTCGCTGATATCGGTGATGAACAGAGCATTGAGCAAAGTCTCAGCACCTTTTCATCCCACATGACCAACATCGTTTCCATCCTGGAAAAAGCGGACAGCCGTTCTCTGGTCCTGTTTGACGAGCTGGGGGCGGGAACGGACCCCACGGAGGGAGCCGCGCTGGCGATCTCCATCCTCACATTCCTGCACAATATGAAGGTACGGACCATGGCCACGACCCATTATAGCGAGCTCAAGGTGTACGCACTGTCCACAGACGGTGTGGAAAATGCCTGCTGTGAATTTGACGTGGACACCCTTCGGCCCACTTACCGTCTGCTGATAGGTATACCTGGAAAGAGCAACGCGTTTGCCATATCGAAAAAACTCGGCCTTCCCGAATACATCATAGAAGATGCCAGAAAACGCATCGGCAGTGAAGACACCGCCTTTGAAGACCTGCTATCTGACCTGGAAAAAAACAGAGTGGAGCTGGAACGGGAACGGCTGGAGGTCAACAGCTATAAAGCGGAGATCGCCATGCTGAGGGAACAGCTGTCGAAAAAGCAGGATCGTCTGGACGAGAATCGGGAAAAAATCCTGGCCCGGGCCAACGAAGAAGCCAGAAAGATCCTGGCCGACGCCAAGGCATCCGCCGACGAGACCATCCGGAATATCAACCGGCTTTCCACCAAATCCGGCGTGGGCAAGGAACTGGAAAAAGAACGAAAAAAGCTTCGTGACCACCTGGATAAAGTGAACAGCAGCATGGCAGTAAAAGCACAGAAACCTAAAAAGGCCTACCGGCCTGAGGATTTTCGCGTGGGCGACGCCGTCCGCGTACTGTCCATGAACCTGAACGGCACAGTCAGCACCCTGCCCAATCCAAAAGGCGAAGTGACGGTCCAAATGGGCATTCTGCGGTCCCAGGTGAACATCAAGGACCTGGAGCTTCTGCAGGAAGATACCATATCCACCCCCATAGGGAATATGGGAAAAAAGGAGATTCAGAAAAACGGTCATTCCGGCTCTATCCGGATGTCCAAATCCTCCTCCGTCTCCCCGGAGATCAATCTGATCGGAAAGACGACCGACGAAGCCATCCCGGAATTGGATAAATATATCGATGACGCTTATCTGGCCCATCTGCCCCAGGTGAGAGTGATCCACGGCCGGGGGACCGGCGCTCTGAAAAATGCCGTGCATCAATTTTTGAGGCGCTGCCGCCATGTATCCTCCTATCGCCTGGGGGATTTTGGGGAAGGCGGGACCGGTGTCACCATCGTACAGTTTTCTAATGACAAATAG
- a CDS encoding S1C family serine protease, whose translation MADLNDRNQEDLEASEEAPKYPEGKKEDRQETGREPESMFVRERILNKAESRRKWINRIAVLVVSAVIFGVVSCLVFAGLKPHAEKWFSKEPPETAIHIPKDEETTAAAETAPPETTTEETETEEDIKDVVESAVESYRWSVQDYENLYEAMSQTAAGVNTGIVTVTTRTQETDWFNNTIETEGKASGVIWNVTASEMLVLTSYQVSENETTVEVTFCNGTKVSAFVKAADGKTGIAIVCVPLGSVDEVTKSAVSQVPLGNSFGAKIGQPVILAGSPKDYVGSVAYGMITYVRTSVQKEDAEVRMLYTDVSTSAQATGFVLNLDGQIIGMITSKTVGTNTGAIGISDLKTVIERLSNGVPLAYLGVIGQDVTAEISEKYQVPRGIYVSDAVLEGPAYNVGIQSGDVIVGLDGTEVLTVKELQSYLEGKNPGDTVLVKAQRIGREGYTEIEFPVGLGVR comes from the coding sequence ATGGCAGATTTAAACGATAGGAATCAAGAGGATCTTGAGGCCTCAGAGGAAGCTCCAAAGTACCCTGAGGGGAAAAAAGAGGACAGGCAGGAGACTGGGCGGGAACCAGAGTCTATGTTTGTGCGGGAGAGGATTCTGAACAAGGCGGAGAGCCGCAGAAAGTGGATCAACAGGATTGCCGTGCTGGTGGTGAGCGCGGTTATTTTTGGTGTGGTCTCCTGTCTGGTCTTTGCAGGGCTTAAGCCACATGCTGAGAAATGGTTCAGCAAGGAGCCGCCGGAGACGGCTATCCATATACCCAAGGACGAAGAGACCACGGCCGCGGCCGAAACGGCCCCCCCGGAGACGACCACAGAAGAGACGGAGACGGAAGAAGACATCAAAGACGTGGTGGAATCCGCGGTGGAGTCCTATCGCTGGAGCGTACAAGACTATGAAAACCTCTATGAGGCCATGAGTCAGACGGCTGCCGGGGTGAATACCGGGATCGTGACGGTCACGACCAGGACCCAGGAGACAGACTGGTTTAACAATACCATTGAAACAGAAGGAAAGGCTTCGGGCGTGATATGGAACGTCACGGCTTCAGAGATGCTGGTTCTGACCAGTTACCAGGTTTCGGAAAATGAAACGACTGTTGAGGTGACATTCTGCAATGGAACGAAGGTTTCTGCGTTTGTAAAGGCTGCAGATGGAAAGACCGGGATCGCCATTGTGTGCGTTCCTTTGGGAAGCGTGGATGAGGTCACAAAAAGCGCGGTCAGCCAGGTGCCTCTGGGCAATTCTTTTGGCGCGAAGATTGGTCAGCCGGTGATTCTGGCCGGAAGCCCGAAGGATTATGTGGGTTCTGTAGCATATGGAATGATCACCTATGTCAGGACCAGCGTTCAAAAGGAAGACGCGGAGGTGCGGATGCTTTATACAGATGTGTCCACCAGCGCTCAGGCCACCGGTTTTGTGTTGAATCTGGACGGGCAGATCATCGGCATGATCACATCCAAAACAGTGGGGACTAATACGGGAGCCATAGGGATTTCGGATCTTAAGACAGTGATCGAACGGTTATCAAACGGCGTGCCGCTTGCTTATTTGGGAGTGATCGGACAGGATGTGACTGCGGAGATCAGCGAAAAATATCAGGTCCCGAGGGGGATTTATGTGTCGGACGCGGTCCTGGAGGGCCCGGCATACAATGTAGGAATCCAGAGCGGAGATGTGATCGTCGGGCTGGACGGTACTGAGGTCCTGACCGTCAAAGAACTCCAAAGCTATCTGGAGGGAAAAAATCCCGGAGATACGGTCCTGGTAAAAGCTCAGAGGATTGGCCGGGAAGGCTATACGGAGATTGAATTTCCTGTAGGGCTGGGCGTACGGTGA
- a CDS encoding 3'-5' exoribonuclease YhaM family protein has protein sequence MKYIETLREGERLSEIYLCKTKQVAKTKMGKTYYSLVLQDKTGVVDGKIWELSGGIDHFEALDYIKIDGDVTSFQGALQVNVRRVRMAAAGEYNPADYLPVSSKNIDQMYAELLRFVKSIENEKLRTLAERFFVEDKAFIQSFKGHSAAKTVHHGFVGGLLEHTLSVAQLCDFYCGHYPVLKRDLLIAAALFHDIGKTKELSDFPENDYTDDGQLLGHIVMGTLMVDEKLKTVPGFPHKTASELKHCILAHHGEYEYGSPKKPALAEAIALNFADNTDAKMQTMTELLAGNAGNHDWLGFNRLMDSNVRMSTEL, from the coding sequence ATGAAATATATTGAGACTTTACGCGAGGGCGAACGGCTTTCAGAAATTTATCTTTGCAAGACGAAGCAGGTTGCGAAGACTAAAATGGGAAAGACGTATTATTCCCTTGTACTGCAGGATAAAACCGGCGTTGTGGACGGAAAGATATGGGAGCTTTCCGGAGGCATCGACCATTTTGAAGCATTGGATTATATTAAGATCGACGGCGATGTCACCAGCTTTCAGGGGGCGCTGCAGGTCAATGTCCGGCGTGTGCGGATGGCTGCCGCAGGGGAATACAATCCTGCGGATTATCTCCCCGTTTCCTCCAAAAATATTGACCAGATGTATGCGGAGCTCCTCCGTTTTGTGAAAAGCATTGAAAATGAGAAGCTGAGGACCCTGGCGGAGCGCTTTTTTGTGGAGGATAAGGCGTTTATCCAGTCCTTCAAAGGACATTCGGCGGCAAAGACCGTTCACCACGGCTTTGTGGGAGGTTTATTGGAGCACACTCTGAGCGTGGCGCAGCTATGTGATTTTTACTGCGGCCATTATCCGGTCCTGAAACGGGACCTGCTGATCGCCGCCGCGCTGTTTCATGATATTGGTAAAACGAAGGAGCTTTCGGACTTTCCGGAAAATGACTACACCGATGACGGCCAGCTGCTTGGGCATATAGTGATGGGTACGCTGATGGTTGATGAGAAGCTTAAGACGGTACCGGGCTTTCCCCATAAGACGGCGTCGGAATTAAAGCATTGTATTCTGGCCCACCATGGGGAGTATGAGTACGGTTCTCCGAAGAAACCGGCGCTGGCGGAGGCCATAGCGCTGAATTTCGCGGACAATACCGATGCTAAGATGCAGACGATGACGGAGCTTCTGGCAGGGAATGCGGGTAATCATGACTGGCTGGGATTCAACCGGCTGATGGATTCCAATGTGCGGATGTCCACGGAGCTTTGA
- the rlmD gene encoding 23S rRNA (uracil(1939)-C(5))-methyltransferase RlmD, whose protein sequence is MEKNQVFQTVIEDMNEQGEGIGRVNGYTLFIKDAVIGDRIEGKVVKAKKHYGYGRVLSILEPSPFRVTPRCPAAAPCGGCQLQAMSYERQLQFKEDKVRNHLVRIGGFSEDSLPMEPILGMEIGEEPFSEKETRGETGGSGPFHYRNKGQFPFGRAKDGRIVYGFYAGRTHSIVEAEGCCLGAPVCEKILQTIKRFMEEYHIEPYNEETHSGLIRHALIRTGYHTGEIMVCLVINGDRLPRAQVLTDRLMEIKGMASVSVNINRERTNVILGEKVVCLSGLPYITDRIGALTYKISPQSFYQVNPVQTEKLYGKVLEYAGLTGSETVWDLYCGIGTISLFLAQRAKQVFGVEIVPAAIENARENAKLNGIPNTEFFVGKAEEVVPRWYEEHEEASVDVIVVDPPRKGCDETLLKTMVQMRPGKIIYVSCDSATLARDLKYLCEEAYRVEKVQPVDMFPQGVHCEVCVELGRNKTI, encoded by the coding sequence TTGGAAAAAAACCAGGTTTTTCAGACGGTTATTGAAGATATGAATGAACAGGGAGAGGGTATAGGCAGAGTCAATGGCTATACCCTTTTTATTAAGGATGCGGTCATCGGAGACCGTATCGAGGGAAAAGTGGTGAAAGCCAAAAAGCACTATGGCTATGGCCGCGTGCTGTCCATTTTGGAGCCGTCCCCCTTTCGGGTGACGCCTAGATGTCCCGCCGCTGCGCCCTGCGGGGGATGCCAGCTTCAGGCGATGTCCTATGAAAGACAGCTTCAGTTTAAGGAGGATAAGGTTCGGAATCATCTGGTACGCATCGGGGGCTTTTCAGAGGACAGCCTTCCCATGGAGCCGATATTGGGAATGGAAATAGGAGAAGAACCCTTTTCAGAAAAAGAGACTCGGGGAGAAACCGGGGGAAGCGGCCCCTTTCATTACCGGAACAAGGGACAATTTCCTTTTGGTAGGGCAAAGGACGGGAGAATCGTCTATGGCTTTTATGCAGGCCGGACTCACTCCATTGTCGAAGCAGAGGGATGCTGTCTGGGAGCGCCGGTCTGCGAAAAGATCCTGCAGACCATAAAGAGGTTCATGGAAGAGTATCATATTGAACCCTATAATGAAGAAACGCATTCCGGTCTGATACGCCACGCCTTGATTCGGACAGGTTATCACACCGGGGAGATCATGGTCTGCCTGGTCATCAACGGAGACCGCCTTCCCCGCGCGCAGGTTTTGACGGATCGGCTGATGGAAATAAAGGGGATGGCCTCGGTATCTGTCAATATCAATCGGGAAAGGACCAATGTAATATTGGGAGAGAAGGTGGTCTGCCTGTCAGGCCTGCCTTATATCACCGACCGGATCGGCGCCCTCACTTATAAGATTTCTCCACAGTCCTTTTACCAGGTGAACCCTGTCCAAACGGAGAAGCTTTATGGGAAAGTCCTGGAGTACGCCGGCCTGACAGGTTCGGAGACCGTATGGGATCTGTACTGCGGTATCGGCACCATCTCCCTGTTTCTGGCACAGAGGGCAAAACAGGTATTCGGGGTGGAGATCGTACCGGCAGCCATAGAAAATGCCCGGGAAAATGCGAAGCTTAACGGTATTCCGAATACGGAATTCTTTGTGGGAAAGGCTGAGGAAGTAGTGCCCCGGTGGTATGAGGAGCATGAGGAGGCCTCTGTGGACGTCATTGTTGTGGATCCGCCCAGGAAAGGCTGTGACGAGACACTTTTAAAGACCATGGTCCAGATGAGGCCAGGGAAGATCATCTATGTGTCCTGCGACTCCGCCACCTTGGCGAGGGATCTGAAATATTTGTGCGAAGAAGCGTACAGGGTGGAGAAAGTACAGCCGGTGGATATGTTCCCGCAGGGGGTACACTGCGAGGTCTGCGTGGAACTGGGAAGAAACAAAACTATCTGA